DNA sequence from the Hydrogenobacter sp. genome:
AGACTATGTGGAAATGGAAGACATAGAGGAAGCTATAGACAGGGTAACTATGGGTCTTGAGAGGAAAGGGATGGTCATATCACCCAAGGAGAAGGAAAAGATAGCGTATCATGAGGCAGGTCATGCACTTATGAGCCTTATGGTACCAGGGTCAGATGCGCTTCACAAAGTATCCATAATACCAAGAGGTATGGCTCTTGGTGTGACTCAACAGCTCCCTATAGATGACAAGCACATGTATGATAAAGAGGACCTTATGGGAAAGATACTCACCCTTATGGGTGGGCGCGCAGCCGAGGAAGTTTTTTACGGGAAGGAGGGTATAACTACCGGTGCGGAGAATGATCTTCAGAGGGCAACAGAACTTGCCTACAGGATGGTTTCCATGTGGGGAATGAGTGATAGGGTAGGACCCCTTGCTGTCAGAAAAACCGTAAATCCCTTCTTAGGGGGCATGACCACATCTGTGGATATAAGCGAGGATTTGAGGAAGGAAATAGATCAGGAAGTGAAGAACATACTCACTTGGGCATACGAAGAGACAAGAAAAACTATAGAGACGCACAAAGAACCTCTTAAAGCTGTTGTAAAGAAGTTGCTTGAGAAGGAAACCATATCTTGCGAAGAATTTGTTGAGGTTCTAAAGTTATATGGTGTTGAGATAAAGAATGAGTGCAAAAAGGAAGAGATAAATCTTGATAAAAAGACACAAGAGGAACCCGTTGGAGGGATGGTGTGAGTGAGAGCAAAAACCGAGAAGGAGGTAAAGTATGGGTATGACTATAACTGAGAAGATACTTGCACAGCACGCGGGAAAAAAGGAAGTGTTTTCTGGAGAGTTGATCACTGCGAAGATTGATCTTGCTATGGCTAACGATGTGACCGCACCACTTGCCATAAAAACTTTAGAGAAGTACTGTATAGATAAGATATTTGATCCAAACAAGGTTGCTTTGGTACTGTCTCACTTTGTTCCTGCTAAAGATATAAAGTCCGCCGAGCAGGCAAAGATCGTGAGACAGTTCGCGAGAAAACATAATGTAAAGTGGTTTTTCCAGGAAGGTGAGGGGATAGAACATACCATACTTCCAGAGCAGGGTATAGTAGTGCCAGGAGATCTCGTTATAGGTGCAGATTCCCATACATGTACCTATGGAGGTATAGGAGCTTTTGCTACAGGTGTCGGTTCTACTGATTTGGCTTACGCCTTAGCTACCGGTGAGATCTGGTTGAAAGTGCCGGAATCTATGAAATTTATTTTCTATGGAAAGACAAAACCTTGGGTAACTGGCAAAGATCTTATCCTTTACACTATAGGTCAAATCGGTGTTGATGGAGCGCTGTACAGAGCTATGGAATTTGAAGGTGAAGCCATAAGTGATCTGTCCGTTGAACAAAGACTTACCATAGCGAACATGGCTATAGAAGCTGGAGGTAAAAATGGTATAATAGCGCCTGACGAAAAGACTGTGGAGTATGTATCAAAGAGGGCAAAGAAACCTTGGAAGGTATACACCAGTGATCCGGATGCAAATTATGTGGAAGTTTACGAATGGGATGCGGGTAAAATAGAACCGCTCGTTGCATGGCCTTACCTCCCATCTAACGTACATCCTGTAAGTGAATCCACGCACATAACCATAGATCAAGCTTTCATAGGTTCTTGTACCAATGGAAAGATAGAAGACCTCAGGATCGCTGCGAGAATCTTGAAAGGTAAAAGGGTACATCCTTACGTACGCTGTATAGTGATACCAGCATCAAAGGCTGTTTACCATCAAGCCCTTCACGAAGGACTGATAGACATCTTTACAGAGGCAGGATGCATAGTTTCCGTTTCCACCTGCGGTCCATGTTTGGGTGGGCATATGGGTATTTTGGCTGAAGGTGAGAGGTGTATTTCCACATCCAACAGAAACTTTCCGGGAAGAATGGGGCATCCCAAGAGTGAAGCTTATTTGGCAAATCCTGCAGTTGTTGCAGCAAGTGCGGTACTTGGGAGAATAGCGCATCCCGAGGAAGTTATCAGTATGGAGGAACTTGAAGTTTCTACTTGAATCTGACCTTGAAAAGTTAGCTAAGTGGTTGAGATTCCTGGGTCAAGATGTACAGGTATTGAAGGGGGCTATAAACAAGAAGGATATAGTTAGCCACGCAAACAGGATTTTTGTAACTACTTCAAGAAAATGGGAAAGGCATTTTATAAGCTGGGGTATTTCTTATATCATTATACCAAAGGATGACTGGGAAGTTCAGCTATGCCTTATAGTAAAACATTTCCGGATAAAGCCTAAACTTTTGTTAAACAGATGTCCTTACTGCAACACGGAACTTAAGAAAGTAAACAAGGACCGAATAAAGGACAAACTGCCACTTATCGTTTACGAATTTGGATACGACTTTACGCAATGCCCAAAATGCGCCAGCATCTTCTGGAAAGGTACTCACTTTATAAGAATGAAAAGTATGCTCAAGGATGCTCTCAAGAGATGTTAGTCACTGTTCTACTATAAAACCAAGGATGTTAAAGTTTTTTAAAAGATTCTTCCGCTCTTTTTCAGCTTCTTCTTTGCTGGTAAATCTTCCATAC
Encoded proteins:
- the leuC gene encoding 3-isopropylmalate dehydratase large subunit; translated protein: MGMTITEKILAQHAGKKEVFSGELITAKIDLAMANDVTAPLAIKTLEKYCIDKIFDPNKVALVLSHFVPAKDIKSAEQAKIVRQFARKHNVKWFFQEGEGIEHTILPEQGIVVPGDLVIGADSHTCTYGGIGAFATGVGSTDLAYALATGEIWLKVPESMKFIFYGKTKPWVTGKDLILYTIGQIGVDGALYRAMEFEGEAISDLSVEQRLTIANMAIEAGGKNGIIAPDEKTVEYVSKRAKKPWKVYTSDPDANYVEVYEWDAGKIEPLVAWPYLPSNVHPVSESTHITIDQAFIGSCTNGKIEDLRIAARILKGKRVHPYVRCIVIPASKAVYHQALHEGLIDIFTEAGCIVSVSTCGPCLGGHMGILAEGERCISTSNRNFPGRMGHPKSEAYLANPAVVAASAVLGRIAHPEEVISMEELEVST
- a CDS encoding Mut7-C RNAse domain-containing protein, which translates into the protein MKFLLESDLEKLAKWLRFLGQDVQVLKGAINKKDIVSHANRIFVTTSRKWERHFISWGISYIIIPKDDWEVQLCLIVKHFRIKPKLLLNRCPYCNTELKKVNKDRIKDKLPLIVYEFGYDFTQCPKCASIFWKGTHFIRMKSMLKDALKRC